From a region of the Vaginimicrobium propionicum genome:
- a CDS encoding HAD family hydrolase, with product MKIAPEIKVVFWDLDDTLTKYSALRDQAVVEWLASAGEIQDPAACVKRWRELEDFWFAKYAAGELTQAGQRANRIRHFVPGALEWSTEKALATFNEILALIEKNWCAFPDAAQALTASIASGRRNAVLTNGELTYQSRKVTETGLAKFGLPVLASSQLQAGKPDPQAFWRACEIMGCQPDAALMIGDNPNTDIAGAKAAGLHHIHIVRADSPYQPSEPSVSSLKEIIF from the coding sequence CTGAAAATCGCACCCGAGATCAAGGTTGTTTTCTGGGATTTAGATGACACCTTGACTAAATATTCCGCCCTACGCGACCAAGCTGTAGTTGAGTGGCTGGCAAGCGCAGGCGAGATCCAAGACCCCGCTGCTTGCGTCAAACGTTGGCGGGAATTAGAAGACTTTTGGTTCGCAAAATATGCTGCTGGCGAATTAACCCAAGCTGGTCAACGAGCCAACCGCATCCGGCACTTCGTCCCTGGCGCATTGGAGTGGTCAACAGAAAAAGCTCTGGCAACATTCAATGAGATTCTTGCGCTAATTGAGAAAAACTGGTGTGCATTCCCGGACGCAGCCCAAGCTTTGACGGCGTCTATCGCGTCTGGACGACGCAATGCAGTGCTGACCAATGGCGAGCTCACTTATCAATCACGCAAAGTGACAGAAACTGGGTTAGCCAAGTTTGGCCTGCCGGTGCTTGCCAGCTCACAATTGCAGGCCGGCAAACCTGACCCGCAAGCCTTTTGGCGGGCGTGCGAAATAATGGGCTGTCAACCGGACGCAGCCCTAATGATTGGGGACAACCCAAACACTGATATTGCGGGTGCGAAAGCCGCCGGGCTACACCACATTCATATAGTGCGCGCGGATTCGCCCTACCAGCCTTCAGAGCCGTCCGTTTCGAGTTTGAAAGAAATTATTTTCTAG
- a CDS encoding Re/Si-specific NAD(P)(+) transhydrogenase subunit alpha encodes MRIGVPRESMPDENRVAATPKTVTQLIKLGYDVVVGPGAGIKAALPDEAYAEAGAEIGTDEQVWSSDIVIAVNPPSLEELQAMTPGAMLVTFIHPKQNPELLEAFNQRRITALAMDMVPRISRAQSMDALSSMANISGYRAIVEASYAFGRTFGGQVTAAGKVPPAKVLVAGTGVAGLAAIGAANSMGAEVAATDVRPETAEQVESMGAKFLKVRDAADDQGVSSDGYAKEASDDYNARAAELYHSQMPTTDIIVTTAAIPGRPSPKLITADMVAEMKPGSVIVDLAALGGGNCELTRPGEKYVTDNGVIIIGYTDFPSRLPGQSSQLYGTNLVNLMKLATPEKDGNFVLNFDDEVLRNMTVTREGETTFPPPPIQVSAAPTKTVEHAPEPVEVKPPKPWWFMFTIVAVLSILAIAGLTFAPASFVSLLSVFVLALVCGYYVVWNVTSALHTPLMSVTNAISGIIIVGAIAGLANDNVAVKIIAMLAVLIAAINIFGGFTVTQRMLKMFRKA; translated from the coding sequence ATGAGAATTGGCGTGCCACGGGAATCTATGCCCGATGAGAATAGAGTTGCCGCCACCCCTAAAACTGTTACCCAACTAATAAAACTGGGCTACGACGTAGTTGTCGGCCCTGGTGCGGGTATCAAAGCGGCTTTGCCGGACGAAGCGTACGCAGAAGCGGGCGCTGAAATCGGCACTGACGAGCAGGTGTGGTCAAGCGACATAGTAATAGCAGTTAATCCGCCGAGCTTGGAGGAACTCCAGGCGATGACACCCGGCGCGATGTTGGTGACTTTCATTCACCCCAAACAAAACCCAGAATTGCTGGAAGCGTTCAACCAACGTCGAATAACAGCCTTAGCGATGGATATGGTGCCGAGAATTTCTCGCGCACAATCCATGGATGCGCTCTCGTCGATGGCGAATATTTCCGGATACCGAGCCATCGTTGAGGCTTCTTATGCTTTCGGGCGCACATTCGGCGGCCAAGTGACTGCCGCAGGCAAAGTGCCGCCAGCGAAAGTGCTAGTTGCAGGCACCGGCGTTGCCGGTCTGGCCGCTATCGGCGCAGCTAATTCGATGGGTGCTGAAGTTGCAGCCACCGACGTTCGTCCAGAAACCGCTGAACAGGTTGAGTCGATGGGCGCAAAGTTCTTGAAAGTTCGCGACGCCGCCGATGATCAAGGCGTTTCGTCCGATGGTTACGCTAAAGAAGCCAGCGACGACTACAACGCGCGAGCCGCCGAGCTTTACCATTCCCAGATGCCGACGACGGACATTATCGTCACCACGGCAGCTATCCCAGGACGCCCCTCACCTAAGCTGATTACGGCAGATATGGTGGCCGAGATGAAGCCCGGCTCGGTAATTGTCGACCTGGCGGCATTGGGTGGCGGAAACTGTGAGCTGACGCGTCCAGGTGAAAAATATGTCACCGACAACGGCGTGATAATTATCGGCTACACAGATTTCCCGAGCCGTCTGCCTGGCCAATCCAGTCAGCTTTATGGCACCAACCTGGTTAATTTAATGAAATTAGCCACCCCCGAAAAGGACGGCAACTTCGTTTTGAACTTCGACGACGAAGTGCTGCGCAATATGACGGTTACCCGCGAGGGTGAAACAACTTTCCCACCGCCTCCAATCCAGGTTTCGGCAGCTCCGACAAAAACTGTTGAGCACGCGCCTGAGCCAGTAGAAGTCAAACCACCTAAGCCGTGGTGGTTTATGTTCACGATTGTTGCTGTGCTGTCCATTCTGGCTATCGCAGGTTTGACTTTTGCGCCAGCCTCCTTCGTGTCGCTGCTATCAGTATTTGTGCTCGCCCTAGTGTGCGGCTACTACGTGGTTTGGAATGTGACTAGCGCTTTGCATACGCCGTTAATGTCGGTGACGAATGCGATTTCCGGCATTATCATAGTCGGCGCAATCGCTGGGCTAGCTAATGACAATGTGGCGGTGAAGATTATTGCGATGCTTGCAGTGCTAATCGCTGCAATCAATATCTTCGGTGGTTTCACCGTCACTCAGCGGATGCTAAAGATGTTCCGGAAGGCCTGA
- a CDS encoding NAD(P)(+) transhydrogenase (Re/Si-specific) subunit beta, with amino-acid sequence MLVNFVNATFIVAGLLFIFALAGLSRFETSKRGNAFGILGMFLACTATIVAAAAPESWRGENWHNSMPSFIGSLGVIPALMLVAAVLIGAVIGIMKAMKVEMTGMPQLIAQLHSFVGLAAVLIGFNIFIETRDMIKAQQVVDNLGFHMAEVWIGVFIGAVTFTGSIVAWGKLAEKLPSRPLTLPGRNLINLGAIVLIVACGIWFQSSANSALAWLPLIVLTLASLFLGFHLVAAIGGADMPVVISMLNSYSGFAAAFSGFSLGIPVLIVTGALVGASGAILSYIMCKAMNRSFISVILGGFGQETTQSHDGPHGEIHEITAADLASELVNAESVIITPGYGMAVAQAQYPVAELCKRLAAAGVKVRFAIHPVAGRLPGHMNVLLAEAHVPYDIVFEMDELNDEFDSTDIVLVIGANDTVNPSAMDPGSPISGMPVLHVWEARKVVVFKRSMKPGYAGVENPLFFNENTQMLFGDAKASLDAINQALPAGSATPAINS; translated from the coding sequence ATGTTAGTTAATTTCGTAAACGCAACCTTTATCGTTGCTGGCCTACTTTTCATTTTTGCTCTGGCTGGCTTATCACGATTCGAGACGTCGAAACGCGGCAACGCGTTCGGCATCCTAGGGATGTTCCTAGCATGCACTGCAACCATCGTCGCGGCGGCCGCCCCCGAGTCTTGGCGCGGTGAAAACTGGCACAATTCAATGCCATCATTCATCGGTTCACTAGGTGTGATACCAGCTTTGATGTTGGTGGCTGCGGTTCTTATTGGTGCCGTGATTGGCATCATGAAGGCTATGAAGGTCGAGATGACTGGAATGCCGCAGTTGATCGCGCAATTACACTCTTTTGTGGGCTTGGCTGCTGTCCTGATTGGTTTCAATATCTTCATTGAAACCCGTGACATGATTAAAGCCCAGCAAGTAGTCGATAACCTCGGTTTCCACATGGCTGAAGTGTGGATTGGGGTATTTATCGGCGCCGTCACATTCACCGGTTCGATTGTTGCTTGGGGTAAACTCGCTGAGAAGCTGCCGTCTAGGCCGCTAACACTGCCGGGGCGTAACCTCATCAACCTCGGTGCGATCGTGCTCATCGTGGCTTGCGGCATTTGGTTCCAGTCGAGCGCTAATTCTGCTCTCGCCTGGCTGCCGCTCATAGTCTTGACACTGGCCAGCCTCTTCCTCGGTTTCCACCTGGTTGCTGCTATCGGCGGCGCAGACATGCCGGTCGTAATCTCGATGTTGAACAGCTACTCCGGTTTCGCAGCCGCATTTAGTGGTTTCAGCTTGGGTATTCCAGTTCTCATCGTTACTGGTGCTCTGGTTGGTGCCTCCGGTGCCATTTTGTCGTACATCATGTGTAAGGCGATGAACCGTTCATTCATTTCCGTCATTTTGGGTGGTTTCGGTCAAGAAACAACCCAATCTCATGACGGCCCGCACGGCGAAATTCACGAAATTACAGCGGCTGATCTAGCTAGCGAGCTGGTTAACGCTGAATCAGTCATTATCACCCCTGGCTACGGCATGGCTGTTGCCCAGGCGCAATATCCGGTGGCCGAATTGTGCAAACGGCTAGCGGCAGCCGGGGTTAAGGTGCGTTTCGCTATCCACCCGGTAGCCGGACGTCTGCCTGGCCATATGAACGTATTGCTAGCTGAAGCCCACGTGCCTTATGACATCGTCTTCGAAATGGATGAGTTAAATGACGAGTTCGACAGCACTGACATTGTTTTGGTGATTGGTGCTAACGACACTGTCAACCCGTCAGCGATGGATCCCGGTTCACCGATTTCCGGTATGCCGGTGCTGCATGTGTGGGAAGCCCGCAAGGTTGTGGTCTTTAAGCGCTCGATGAAACCCGGTTACGCCGGCGTCGAGAATCCACTGTTCTTTAACGAGAACACTCAAATGCTATTCGGTGACGCTAAAGCGTCACTGGACGCCATCAACCAGGCGTTGCCTGCTGGTTCGGCTACACCGGCAATCAACAGCTAA
- a CDS encoding cobalt-precorrin-6A reductase has product MLVLLLGGTRDATEIAAQLRLLPSTEVIVSVAGRTKLAAGDRVGGFGGVAGLRDYLATNQVNVVVDATHPFAERMSANAALACAEIGVGLVRFLRPGWHNHPHADSWVWVANHDEAAKAAAIGGRVLLTVGRQSLGHYVGLPDVIARVAEDDGTPVPASWRVLASRGPFSLADERKLLADNHVKVLVSKDSGGQLTSAKLDAARELGVTVIMVARPPTPAGVTEVNTVAGVIDFVRAQAQP; this is encoded by the coding sequence ATGCTGGTTTTACTGCTGGGCGGCACTCGGGATGCAACCGAGATTGCCGCCCAGCTTCGTCTTTTACCGAGCACCGAGGTCATTGTTTCGGTAGCTGGACGCACCAAGTTGGCTGCTGGTGACCGCGTCGGAGGTTTCGGTGGGGTAGCGGGGTTACGAGACTATCTGGCCACCAATCAGGTGAATGTGGTGGTGGACGCCACCCACCCGTTTGCTGAACGCATGAGTGCCAACGCGGCGCTAGCATGCGCTGAAATTGGCGTTGGCCTGGTTCGCTTTCTTCGGCCTGGCTGGCACAACCATCCTCACGCTGATAGTTGGGTATGGGTGGCCAATCATGATGAGGCCGCCAAGGCTGCAGCCATTGGTGGCCGGGTGCTGTTGACCGTTGGTCGCCAATCGTTAGGTCACTATGTTGGCTTGCCTGACGTCATAGCTCGGGTGGCGGAGGATGATGGTACGCCTGTGCCCGCTAGCTGGCGCGTTTTGGCTAGTCGCGGGCCATTTTCGTTGGCTGATGAGCGAAAATTATTGGCTGATAATCATGTCAAAGTGTTGGTATCTAAGGATTCTGGTGGCCAGTTAACCAGCGCCAAGTTAGACGCCGCCCGCGAGCTGGGGGTTACTGTCATCATGGTGGCTCGCCCCCCAACGCCAGCAGGCGTCACTGAGGTTAATACCGTGGCGGGCGTGATTGATTTTGTGCGCGCCCAGGCACAGCCTTGA
- a CDS encoding RND family transporter, with the protein MERVAEWILNHAKAVVVTFGVLFIIGIFTTIAEPINYNLADYVPDDAASTRAIKVMSEEFNDTAPNLRVYVPNVSISQALAIKKKITETPRIQAVIWLDDMVDTTAPLELADQKLVNNFYRDGSALYQVSADLNDAVATVASLREIIGEDGALEGQLIDMEMAQHSVSSEMAKIMAIMIPAGLLLLCFPTRSWLEPLILLAAIGTAVVLNMGTNLMKHDVSFVTAAVTGVLQLAVSMDYGIFLLHARRAALKEGHSRRESLKIAIVKSSNAILAASMTTVLGFLALVFMSFKIGPDLGFVLAKGVALSLVTVLVLMPAILLLTDRWLVKTTHRPFLPSFKRLGQFIGKYSMFGLVILVFLPLAFVAQSKNDFQYGNGDYPKNSVAAQNRTFINDTFGQSVPMVLMVPRGDWGREAELTAELKALPEVSSLTSFQTAVGAYTPETVVPEDKVSALLSKNYSRIIFTVDTEKQGDHAFKVVEQAREIANKWYPDTYLLTGESVVTSDMKSVVTRDNLIVNGLAILSVGLVLLLSFRSLAVPFILVLTIEGAIWLNLAVPYITGINLAYIGYLVISSVQLGATVDYAILYTQHYISNRKHYGRRQSVTNTTTETFGTLLPPAAILTIAGFLLSMISSLEIVSQLGTVLGRGAFISFLLVNLLLPGLLILFDKVIEKTTWRAEFVRSPLWKKHHAHA; encoded by the coding sequence GTGGAGCGGGTTGCCGAGTGGATTCTTAACCACGCCAAAGCGGTAGTGGTTACCTTCGGCGTGCTGTTTATCATCGGGATATTCACCACGATTGCTGAGCCAATCAACTACAATCTGGCCGACTACGTCCCAGACGACGCTGCCTCGACGCGTGCCATCAAAGTGATGAGCGAGGAGTTCAACGACACCGCCCCGAATCTGCGCGTCTACGTGCCAAATGTTTCCATCTCGCAAGCGTTAGCCATTAAAAAGAAAATTACCGAAACCCCGCGAATACAAGCAGTTATCTGGCTAGACGACATGGTTGACACCACAGCCCCCCTCGAATTAGCCGACCAGAAACTGGTGAACAACTTTTACCGTGACGGCAGCGCCCTCTATCAAGTAAGCGCTGATTTGAATGATGCCGTGGCCACTGTGGCGTCACTACGCGAAATAATCGGCGAGGATGGCGCGCTAGAGGGTCAGTTGATCGACATGGAAATGGCACAACACTCCGTGTCGAGCGAGATGGCCAAGATCATGGCAATCATGATCCCAGCTGGCCTGCTGCTACTATGTTTCCCAACCCGCTCTTGGTTGGAGCCGCTTATCTTATTGGCGGCAATCGGCACCGCTGTCGTGCTGAACATGGGCACGAACCTAATGAAACACGACGTCTCATTCGTTACCGCTGCCGTGACCGGAGTGCTGCAACTAGCGGTGTCCATGGACTACGGCATTTTCTTGTTACACGCCCGCCGAGCGGCACTAAAGGAGGGTCACTCTCGGCGAGAATCGCTGAAAATAGCGATTGTAAAAAGCTCGAACGCTATTCTCGCGGCCTCCATGACAACCGTGCTCGGGTTCCTGGCGCTGGTGTTCATGAGTTTCAAAATCGGGCCAGACCTCGGCTTCGTGCTGGCGAAAGGTGTGGCATTATCCCTTGTCACCGTCCTTGTTCTAATGCCAGCCATCTTGCTGCTAACTGATCGGTGGCTGGTAAAAACGACTCACCGGCCATTCCTGCCGTCCTTTAAGCGGCTAGGGCAATTCATCGGCAAATACTCGATGTTTGGCCTGGTCATTCTGGTTTTCTTGCCGCTGGCTTTCGTAGCACAAAGCAAAAACGACTTCCAATACGGCAACGGCGACTACCCCAAAAACTCAGTGGCTGCCCAAAACCGGACATTCATTAACGATACTTTCGGCCAGAGCGTGCCGATGGTGTTGATGGTGCCGCGCGGGGATTGGGGACGCGAAGCTGAGCTAACCGCAGAGCTAAAGGCGCTGCCAGAAGTCAGCTCACTTACCTCTTTTCAGACGGCAGTCGGGGCTTATACCCCGGAAACTGTGGTACCAGAAGATAAAGTTTCTGCGCTGTTGTCAAAAAATTATTCACGAATAATTTTCACGGTCGACACTGAAAAACAAGGCGACCATGCTTTCAAAGTCGTCGAACAGGCGCGCGAAATCGCGAATAAATGGTATCCCGACACCTATCTGCTGACCGGCGAATCGGTAGTCACCTCCGACATGAAATCCGTTGTCACGCGCGACAACTTAATTGTTAATGGGTTGGCCATCTTGTCAGTCGGGCTAGTGCTATTGCTTAGCTTTAGGTCGTTGGCAGTACCCTTTATTTTGGTGCTAACAATTGAGGGCGCAATTTGGCTAAACCTTGCCGTCCCATATATAACCGGAATCAATTTAGCTTATATTGGTTATCTGGTTATTTCGTCTGTGCAATTAGGCGCCACCGTAGATTACGCAATTCTTTACACCCAGCACTATATTTCCAACCGAAAACATTACGGCAGACGTCAATCTGTCACTAATACGACCACAGAAACTTTCGGCACTCTGCTGCCACCCGCCGCTATATTAACTATTGCTGGATTCCTGCTGTCGATGATTTCTAGCCTAGAGATTGTTTCACAGTTAGGCACAGTGTTAGGACGCGGCGCATTCATTTCATTCCTGCTAGTAAATCTGCTGTTGCCTGGTTTATTAATACTTTTCGACAAGGTGATAGAGAAAACTACTTGGCGAGCAGAATTCGTTAGGAGCCCACTATGGAAAAAACATCACGCCCACGCTTAG
- a CDS encoding Fic family protein, whose translation MKAKAPRNKTIDTSVADGQAIDNEHDYQPPFHLTNRMTVLVAEISEQVGRISVLQEKSFNLHLRRENRIRTIHSSLAIENNSLSLEQVTAILDGKRVLGNPVEIQEVQNAYDAYELMLQLDPSSVEDLLRAHKLMTNGLIPESGRFRSGGVGVFDGAAIVHMAPPADLVPEHVHNLFKWYQDSQLHPLIKSAIFHYEFEFIHPFADGNGRIGRMWHSLLLGQWKELFFWLPVEELIRARQKEYYEALGAADRTADSAGFVEFMLQIIRDTLGELRVIGSSGDKD comes from the coding sequence GTGAAAGCTAAAGCCCCTAGAAACAAGACGATTGACACCTCTGTTGCAGATGGTCAAGCCATCGATAACGAGCATGATTACCAACCGCCATTTCATCTAACGAATAGGATGACGGTGCTCGTCGCAGAAATTAGCGAGCAAGTCGGACGAATCTCAGTTTTGCAGGAGAAATCTTTTAACCTCCATTTACGCCGTGAGAATCGAATTCGCACAATTCATTCTTCCTTGGCGATTGAAAATAATTCTCTCTCCCTCGAACAGGTGACAGCAATTCTGGACGGCAAGCGCGTCTTGGGGAATCCGGTTGAGATTCAAGAGGTTCAAAACGCTTATGACGCTTACGAACTAATGCTCCAACTTGACCCGTCCTCGGTGGAAGATCTTTTGCGAGCGCACAAGTTAATGACTAACGGGCTTATTCCGGAGAGTGGTCGTTTTCGCTCCGGAGGAGTCGGTGTATTCGATGGGGCAGCCATAGTTCACATGGCGCCGCCTGCCGACTTAGTGCCAGAACACGTTCATAATCTTTTTAAGTGGTACCAAGATTCGCAGCTGCACCCTCTAATAAAGAGTGCAATTTTTCACTACGAGTTTGAGTTCATCCACCCGTTCGCGGACGGCAACGGTCGCATTGGCAGAATGTGGCACAGTCTGCTTCTCGGGCAGTGGAAAGAGTTGTTTTTCTGGTTGCCTGTTGAGGAGTTAATTCGGGCGCGTCAAAAGGAATACTACGAAGCTCTTGGCGCGGCTGACCGGACGGCCGACAGCGCCGGGTTCGTCGAGTTCATGTTGCAGATAATTCGCGACACACTAGGGGAATTGCGCGTTATTGGTTCCTCAGGCGACAAAGATTAA
- a CDS encoding PfkB family carbohydrate kinase, whose product MTARGLFVGLATLDVVQLVDALPEQNQKVRALGFSMAAGGPAANAAVAFAHDYSACGLSGHDEAVLVTRVSNDAVGALIRADLTAQGVDLRALDLPDGISSTVATIMVTSSSGDRSVVSALDNRPFVPADSIDIEVSDFDVVETDGYETDLTLDILKKARAAGVTTVLDGGSMKDYTTDLLPLIDVAIVSEPFTGARSTTEMFSFLTDFGVRFAAITRGEKPIDYWADGVIGSVNTVAVRAVDTLGAGDFFHGGFAKSIAGKPLTRETFVNALGVAARIASLSVQSFGTRAWLAGS is encoded by the coding sequence ATGACGGCGCGCGGGCTTTTTGTTGGTTTGGCAACGCTAGATGTGGTGCAGCTAGTCGACGCGCTGCCTGAGCAAAACCAAAAGGTAAGAGCCTTGGGGTTCAGCATGGCGGCGGGCGGACCGGCGGCCAATGCAGCAGTGGCTTTCGCGCACGACTATTCGGCGTGCGGATTGAGCGGCCACGATGAAGCCGTCTTGGTGACGCGAGTATCCAATGACGCGGTTGGGGCGTTAATTCGGGCGGATTTGACGGCTCAAGGCGTAGACCTGAGGGCGCTGGATTTGCCCGACGGCATTTCATCCACGGTGGCAACGATTATGGTCACGTCCTCGTCTGGTGATCGATCCGTGGTATCTGCCCTAGACAATCGCCCATTCGTGCCGGCTGACAGTATTGATATTGAAGTTAGCGACTTTGACGTCGTAGAAACGGACGGCTACGAAACGGATTTGACGCTCGATATTCTAAAGAAAGCCCGAGCGGCGGGAGTCACTACCGTTTTAGACGGCGGAAGTATGAAGGATTACACCACCGATCTGCTGCCACTCATCGATGTAGCGATAGTTTCGGAGCCTTTCACCGGGGCGCGCAGCACGACGGAAATGTTTAGTTTCTTGACCGATTTTGGCGTGCGATTCGCGGCTATCACCAGGGGTGAAAAGCCGATTGACTACTGGGCGGACGGGGTCATCGGCTCAGTAAACACCGTTGCCGTCCGGGCGGTGGACACGCTGGGCGCCGGCGATTTCTTCCACGGCGGTTTCGCCAAATCCATCGCCGGAAAACCGTTGACCCGCGAGACGTTCGTTAACGCCCTAGGCGTGGCGGCAAGAATCGCGTCGCTATCCGTCCAATCTTTCGGGACGAGAGCCTGGTTGGCAGGGTCGTAA
- the lepB gene encoding signal peptidase I, which yields MKPRRGDDATGFDSSGKASSSPRRALQAIRPAPAARRGVALEDVAQSQSVLRERAGRPARAARSEAARQDAARVRPARQDLSQPKHTLGQETPQEAQPNLPAPSLPTSIAAWLSRFFKSRPIQVLWRVIQALIVVSATGILVATFFISVLQVRGTSMEPTVKEGDVVIADHSKKFATGDVIAFYYNNKVILKRVIAFPTDWVDIKPDGTVWVNGEELQEDYVQGLSLGHPDIIFPYQVPEGRYFVLGDHRSASIDSRSSTIGTVSDDQVIGSVFLKVWPLKNLGTVR from the coding sequence ATGAAACCTCGTCGTGGCGACGACGCAACCGGCTTTGACTCGAGCGGCAAAGCCAGCTCGTCACCACGCCGTGCTCTGCAAGCTATCCGCCCTGCGCCAGCTGCCCGACGAGGTGTCGCCCTGGAGGATGTTGCCCAATCTCAGTCAGTTTTGCGTGAACGAGCTGGCCGTCCTGCGCGGGCTGCCCGGTCAGAGGCTGCCCGTCAAGACGCCGCCAGAGTCCGGCCTGCCCGGCAAGACCTTAGTCAACCCAAGCATACTCTCGGCCAAGAAACCCCTCAAGAGGCGCAACCCAACCTGCCCGCCCCTAGTCTGCCGACTTCTATCGCTGCGTGGCTTAGCCGCTTTTTCAAGTCGCGTCCGATTCAGGTGCTGTGGCGGGTTATTCAGGCGCTAATCGTTGTTTCGGCCACTGGAATCCTCGTCGCCACGTTCTTCATCTCGGTGCTTCAAGTGCGTGGTACTTCGATGGAACCAACCGTCAAAGAGGGCGACGTGGTCATCGCTGATCACTCGAAGAAATTTGCTACCGGCGATGTCATTGCGTTCTACTACAACAACAAGGTCATCCTTAAACGTGTTATCGCTTTCCCAACTGATTGGGTTGACATCAAACCGGACGGCACCGTCTGGGTGAACGGCGAAGAGCTGCAAGAGGACTATGTTCAAGGTCTATCTTTAGGCCACCCCGACATCATTTTCCCTTATCAAGTGCCTGAGGGACGCTATTTCGTGTTAGGCGATCACCGTTCCGCCTCGATTGATTCGCGCTCGTCCACCATCGGCACGGTGTCTGACGACCAAGTCATCGGCAGCGTATTCCTAAAGGTTTGGCCGCTGAAAAATCTCGGCACAGTTCGCTAA